The Hyphomicrobiales bacterium genome has a window encoding:
- the rbbA gene encoding ribosome-associated ATPase translates to MTEAGAAASLAGVTHRYGKVVALDAVTLDIPLGRMIGVIGPDGVGKSTLLALVAGVRAIQQGRVHALGGDLGDKAEREARRGRIAYMPQGLGRNLYPTLSVFENIDFHARLFGQDAAERRSRIDELLRATGLDPFEGRPAAKLSGGMKQKLSLCCALIHDPDLLILDEPTTGVDPLSRGQFWDLIDTIRARRPGMSVIVATAYMEEAERFDWLVAMDDGKAIATGTPAELREKAGQPTLEAAFVALLPEAKRAQHQEVVLRPRVVSDDAMPAIEAEGLTRRFGDFVAVDHVSFRIGRGEIFGFLGSNGCGKSTTMKMLTGLLPASEGTAKLFGQPLAADDMETRRNVGYMSQAFSLYSELTVRQNLVLHAELYHLPSAEIPGRIAELLARFDLAAVADERPDSLPLGIRQRLQLAVAVLHRPAMLILDEPTSGVDPIARDAFWRTLIDLSRDDGVTIFLSTHFMNEAERCDRISFMHAGKVLAVGTPDELVQRRGVETLEEAFIVYLKEAAGIEDAPPVEPAAAAAVTAHQPAAPARRFDPRRLWACTRRETMELLRDPIRLSFAFFGPLLLMLAFGFGISFDVENLKFAAYDQDNTMESRQLVEAFSSSRYFDERPPIRSEAELDQRLRSGELQLAIEIPPSFGRDLMASRVPELSVWLDGAMPFRAETTRGYVTGLATQYAQSFIAANAASSHAPAAVAIETRFRYNQDFKSANAMVPSVIMLMLILIPAIMSAIGVVREKETGSIANFRSTPISRFEFLFGKQLPYIAIAMVSFVLLVLIALFVFQVPIKGSAWLLVLATLFYVSATTGFGQLISSFTRTQVSAVFATAILSIIPAVNFSGLMVPVASLSGGGRLIGMSLPPAWYQPVSVGVFTKGLGPAELWPNLVMLAFFFLLFLVVAQLALRKQET, encoded by the coding sequence ATGACGGAGGCCGGCGCCGCCGCCAGCCTTGCGGGCGTGACGCACCGCTACGGCAAGGTCGTCGCCCTCGATGCCGTGACGCTGGACATCCCGTTGGGTCGGATGATCGGCGTGATCGGGCCGGACGGCGTCGGCAAGTCGACGCTGCTGGCGCTCGTCGCCGGCGTGCGCGCGATCCAGCAGGGCCGTGTCCACGCGCTCGGCGGCGATCTCGGCGACAAGGCCGAGCGCGAAGCCCGGCGCGGTCGCATCGCCTATATGCCGCAGGGGCTGGGCCGCAATCTCTATCCCACGCTCTCGGTCTTCGAGAACATCGATTTCCACGCCCGGCTCTTCGGGCAGGACGCGGCCGAACGCCGGAGCCGCATCGACGAGCTGCTCAGGGCCACGGGGCTCGACCCCTTCGAGGGCCGGCCGGCCGCCAAGCTCTCCGGCGGCATGAAGCAGAAGCTCTCACTCTGCTGCGCGCTGATCCACGACCCCGACCTGCTGATCCTCGACGAGCCGACGACCGGCGTCGACCCGCTCTCGCGCGGTCAGTTCTGGGATCTGATCGACACCATCCGCGCCCGCCGCCCCGGCATGAGCGTCATCGTCGCCACCGCCTATATGGAGGAGGCGGAGCGCTTCGACTGGCTCGTGGCGATGGATGACGGCAAGGCGATCGCCACCGGCACGCCAGCCGAGTTGCGCGAGAAGGCGGGTCAGCCGACGCTGGAGGCGGCCTTCGTCGCCCTGCTGCCCGAGGCGAAGCGTGCTCAGCATCAGGAGGTCGTGCTGCGGCCACGGGTCGTCAGCGACGATGCCATGCCGGCGATCGAGGCTGAGGGCCTGACGCGCCGCTTCGGCGATTTCGTCGCCGTCGACCATGTCAGCTTCCGCATCGGCCGCGGCGAGATCTTCGGCTTCCTCGGCTCGAACGGCTGCGGCAAGTCGACGACGATGAAGATGCTGACCGGCCTGCTGCCGGCCAGCGAAGGCACGGCCAAGCTCTTCGGCCAGCCGCTTGCCGCCGACGACATGGAGACGCGCCGCAATGTCGGCTACATGTCGCAGGCGTTTTCGCTCTACAGCGAGCTCACCGTCCGCCAGAACCTCGTGCTGCATGCCGAGCTCTATCATCTGCCCTCGGCCGAGATCCCCGGCCGGATCGCCGAGCTCCTGGCCCGCTTCGACCTCGCGGCGGTTGCCGACGAGCGGCCCGACAGCCTCCCGCTCGGCATCCGCCAGCGCCTGCAGCTCGCCGTCGCCGTGCTTCACCGTCCGGCCATGCTGATCCTCGACGAGCCGACCTCCGGCGTCGATCCGATCGCGCGCGACGCTTTCTGGCGCACGCTGATCGATCTCTCGCGCGACGACGGCGTCACCATCTTCCTCTCGACCCATTTCATGAACGAGGCGGAGCGCTGCGACCGCATCTCCTTCATGCATGCCGGCAAAGTGCTCGCGGTCGGGACGCCAGACGAGCTGGTGCAAAGGCGCGGCGTCGAGACGCTGGAAGAAGCTTTCATCGTCTATCTGAAGGAAGCTGCCGGCATCGAGGACGCTCCCCCCGTGGAACCGGCTGCGGCCGCCGCGGTGACGGCACACCAGCCGGCCGCGCCGGCCCGTCGCTTCGATCCGCGCCGGCTCTGGGCCTGCACGCGACGCGAAACGATGGAGCTGCTGCGGGACCCGATCCGGCTGAGCTTCGCCTTCTTCGGCCCGCTGCTGCTGATGCTGGCCTTCGGTTTCGGCATTTCCTTCGACGTCGAAAACCTGAAATTCGCGGCCTATGATCAGGACAACACGATGGAAAGCCGCCAGCTGGTCGAGGCTTTCTCCAGCTCGCGCTATTTCGACGAACGGCCGCCGATCCGCTCGGAGGCCGAGCTTGACCAGCGCCTCCGGAGCGGCGAGCTCCAGCTCGCGATCGAGATTCCCCCCTCTTTCGGCCGCGACCTGATGGCCAGCCGCGTGCCGGAGCTGTCGGTCTGGCTCGACGGCGCCATGCCCTTCCGCGCCGAGACGACGCGCGGCTACGTCACCGGCCTGGCGACGCAATATGCCCAGAGCTTCATCGCCGCCAACGCCGCGTCGAGCCATGCGCCGGCGGCCGTCGCGATCGAAACCCGCTTCCGCTACAATCAGGACTTCAAGAGCGCCAATGCGATGGTGCCGAGCGTGATCATGCTGATGCTGATCCTCATCCCGGCGATCATGTCGGCGATCGGCGTCGTCCGTGAGAAGGAAACCGGCTCGATCGCCAATTTCCGCTCGACGCCGATCAGCCGCTTCGAGTTCCTGTTCGGCAAGCAGCTGCCCTATATTGCCATCGCCATGGTCAGCTTCGTGCTGCTGGTTCTGATCGCGCTGTTCGTCTTCCAGGTGCCGATCAAGGGCTCCGCCTGGCTGCTGGTGCTGGCGACGCTGTTCTACGTTTCGGCGACGACCGGCTTCGGCCAGCTCATCTCCAGCTTCACGCGCACGCAGGTTTCGGCCGTGTTCGCGACCGCGATCCTGTCGATCATCCCGGCGGTCAATTTCTCCGGCCTGATGGTGCCGGTCGCCTCGCTCTCGGGCGGAGGCCGTCTCATCGGCATGAGCCTGCCGCCGGCCTGGTATCAGCCGGTGAGCGTCGGCGTCTTCACCAAGGGGCTCGGGCCAGCCGAGCTCTGGCCCAATCTCGTGATGCTGGCCTTCTTTTTCCTGCTGTTCCTCGTCGTCGCGCAACTCGCCTTGCGCAAGCAGGAGACCTGA
- a CDS encoding GntR family transcriptional regulator, which produces MSLSLASPAAFAGVSAAGRVEAELRRAIIALELPPGTRLSEQEIALKYGVSRQPVREALIALARTRLVDVQPQRGTVVVKFSVRKMMEARFVREAVEVAIVREACSSFSAQSRQRISDLLEVQESAAQRDDHAAFQRYDELFHVELTEGVGMPLAWEAIRDIKAHMDRVCQLTLPGRDAMLPLVAQHRGIMAAIDAGDAAAAQAAMRHHLTEILRALPKTEVAHPDLFE; this is translated from the coding sequence TTGAGCCTTTCGTTGGCCTCACCCGCCGCCTTTGCCGGCGTCTCCGCTGCCGGACGCGTCGAGGCTGAATTGCGCCGCGCCATCATCGCGCTGGAGCTGCCGCCCGGAACGCGCCTTTCGGAGCAGGAGATCGCGCTGAAATACGGCGTATCCCGGCAGCCGGTGCGCGAGGCGCTGATCGCGCTCGCCAGGACGCGGCTGGTGGATGTGCAGCCCCAGCGCGGCACGGTCGTGGTCAAGTTCTCCGTCCGCAAGATGATGGAGGCGCGCTTCGTGCGCGAGGCGGTCGAGGTCGCGATCGTGCGCGAGGCCTGCAGCTCTTTTTCGGCTCAGAGCCGGCAAAGGATTTCCGATCTCCTGGAGGTTCAGGAGAGTGCTGCGCAGCGGGACGACCACGCCGCCTTCCAGCGTTACGACGAGCTCTTCCATGTCGAGCTGACGGAGGGGGTCGGGATGCCGCTTGCCTGGGAGGCGATCCGGGACATCAAGGCGCATATGGACCGCGTCTGCCAGCTGACCCTGCCGGGGCGCGACGCGATGCTGCCGCTGGTCGCGCAGCATCGCGGGATCATGGCGGCGATCGATGCGGGCGATGCCGCTGCCGCCCAGGCCGCCATGCGTCACCACCTCACCGAGATCCTGCGCGCGTTGCCGAAGACCGAAGTCGCGCATCCGGACCTGTTCGAATAG
- a CDS encoding hypothetical protein (Evidence 5 : Unknown function) — MASGKGSTQLSAVFARPLWGAGLLIGWCVARPCKPGGLRRPRSCPPIKMPCVRTMSIMSATP; from the coding sequence TTGGCATCGGGCAAGGGATCGACACAGCTATCGGCCGTTTTCGCCCGACCCCTTTGGGGCGCGGGCCTTTTGATCGGCTGGTGTGTCGCGCGGCCTTGCAAGCCGGGCGGCTTGCGGCGGCCACGCTCCTGCCCGCCGATCAAAATGCCCTGCGTCAGAACGATGTCCATCATGAGTGCAACCCCTTAA
- the kdgF gene encoding Pectin degradation protein KdgF, whose product MDRKNEPFAHDADLAWEPAGEGVTRKILTYRDEVMMVRVRFQAGAIGPAHSHPHIQCSLVESGVFDITISGRTERLVAGDSFTVPPDAIHGAVNIEAGTLVDVFTPMRQDFVS is encoded by the coding sequence ATGGACCGCAAGAACGAGCCCTTCGCGCATGATGCCGATCTCGCCTGGGAGCCGGCCGGCGAAGGCGTGACGCGCAAGATCCTGACCTATCGCGACGAGGTCATGATGGTGCGCGTGCGCTTCCAGGCCGGCGCCATCGGGCCGGCGCACAGCCACCCACATATCCAGTGCTCGCTGGTCGAAAGCGGCGTCTTCGACATCACCATCTCCGGCCGCACCGAGCGCCTGGTCGCCGGCGACAGCTTCACCGTGCCGCCCGACGCGATCCACGGCGCCGTCAATATCGAGGCCGGGACGCTCGTCGACGTCTTCACGCCGATGCGGCAGGACTTCGTCTCCTGA
- a CDS encoding conserved hypothetical protein (Evidence 4 : Unknown function but conserved in other organisms) — translation MVRKTTRRPKATENDGGPAKPVLLSGGNPQIPKGEGHPAVQAYIAAMPGWKRDVGLQLDALIERSVPGLRKAVKWNSPLYGTHEQGWFLGIHCFTRYIKIAFFNGAALEPQPPVASKDKNTRYLHIDEAGLTDEATLVRWIEQAAKLPGWVV, via the coding sequence TTGGTCCGGAAGACGACGCGACGGCCGAAGGCGACCGAGAACGATGGCGGCCCCGCCAAGCCCGTCCTGCTCTCGGGCGGCAATCCGCAAATCCCCAAGGGCGAGGGCCACCCGGCCGTGCAGGCCTATATCGCCGCGATGCCGGGCTGGAAGCGCGATGTCGGGCTGCAACTGGACGCGCTGATCGAACGCAGCGTCCCCGGCCTGCGCAAGGCGGTCAAATGGAACTCCCCGCTTTACGGAACGCATGAGCAGGGCTGGTTCCTCGGCATCCATTGCTTCACGCGCTACATCAAGATCGCCTTCTTCAACGGCGCAGCCCTGGAACCGCAGCCGCCGGTTGCCTCGAAGGACAAGAACACGCGCTATCTTCATATCGACGAGGCCGGCCTGACCGACGAGGCGACACTGGTGCGCTGGATCGAGCAGGCCGCGAAACTGCCCGGCTGGGTCGTCTAG
- a CDS encoding Solute-binding protein Bpro_3107 yields the protein MTARRSFLAYTAALAFSAAAATSALAQSVTLRSADIHPTDYPTVEAVRYMGKLLEERTQGRVKINVFHSAQLGQEKDTIDQTRFGVIDINRINMAPFNNLIPATNIPSLPFIFRSVDHMRKAMDGPIGDNLLKEFEKHDLIGLALYDSGSRSFYNSKRPINTPADMKGMKIRVQQSDMFVALVSALGANATPMPFGEVYSALQTGVIDGAENNWPSYESTRHFEVSKFYSVTEHSLSPEALVMSKKSFDKFNAADQAIIKAAAKESVAKMRELWDAREKASEAKVKAGGAQINQVDKKPFIDAMKPVYDKFVTDPKLKDMVAAIQAVN from the coding sequence ATGACCGCACGCCGCAGCTTCCTTGCCTATACCGCAGCGCTGGCCTTCTCGGCAGCCGCCGCGACCTCAGCCTTGGCCCAGAGCGTGACGCTGCGCTCGGCCGATATCCACCCGACCGACTACCCGACCGTCGAGGCCGTCCGCTACATGGGCAAGCTGCTCGAGGAGCGCACCCAGGGCCGCGTCAAGATCAACGTCTTCCACTCGGCCCAGCTCGGCCAGGAGAAGGACACGATCGATCAGACCCGCTTCGGCGTCATCGACATCAACCGCATCAACATGGCGCCGTTCAACAACCTGATCCCGGCGACCAACATCCCCTCCCTGCCCTTCATCTTCCGCTCGGTCGACCATATGCGGAAGGCGATGGATGGGCCGATCGGCGACAACCTGCTCAAGGAGTTCGAGAAGCACGACCTGATCGGTCTCGCGCTCTACGATTCGGGCTCGCGCTCCTTCTATAATTCCAAGCGCCCGATCAACACGCCCGCCGACATGAAGGGCATGAAGATCCGCGTCCAGCAGTCGGACATGTTCGTCGCGCTGGTCTCGGCGCTCGGCGCCAATGCGACGCCGATGCCCTTCGGCGAGGTCTATTCCGCGCTCCAGACCGGCGTGATCGACGGCGCCGAGAACAACTGGCCGTCCTATGAATCGACCCGCCATTTCGAGGTCTCCAAGTTCTATTCGGTGACCGAGCACTCGCTCTCCCCGGAAGCGCTGGTGATGTCGAAGAAGAGCTTCGACAAGTTCAACGCCGCCGACCAGGCGATCATCAAGGCGGCTGCGAAGGAATCGGTCGCGAAGATGCGCGAGCTCTGGGATGCGCGCGAGAAGGCCTCCGAGGCCAAGGTCAAGGCCGGCGGCGCCCAGATCAACCAGGTCGACAAGAAGCCCTTCATCGACGCGATGAAGCCGGTCTACGACAAGTTCGTCACCGACCCGAAGCTGAAGGACATGGTCGCCGCCATCCAGGCGGTGAACTGA
- the kduI gene encoding 5-dehydro-4-deoxy-D-glucuronate isomerase: MTIEIRQVSHPEAVKGFDTAELRRHFLIETLFVPGKVKLTYSHLDRVVVGGAMPTAEPVVLSTPKAVGTDAFLRRRELGIVNVGGPGTVSVGGEDYALAKRDALYVGKEAGEVTFASDDAGNPAKFYLLSTPAHAVHPTKRITEADAKTIALGEQATANKRVIRQYIIPGVCDTCQLVMGLTTLEEGSIWNTMPSHVHDRRCEIYLYFDVPSDARVFHLMGEPQETRHLVVANEQAILSPGWSIHSGAGTKAYSFIWGMGGDNVDYTDMDMVATGDLR; the protein is encoded by the coding sequence ATGACCATCGAGATTCGCCAGGTTTCCCACCCCGAGGCCGTCAAGGGCTTCGACACGGCGGAGTTGCGGCGCCACTTCCTGATCGAGACGCTGTTCGTCCCCGGCAAGGTCAAGCTGACCTACAGCCATCTCGACCGCGTCGTGGTGGGCGGCGCCATGCCGACGGCCGAGCCGGTCGTGCTGTCGACGCCGAAAGCGGTCGGCACCGACGCCTTCCTGAGGCGGCGCGAGCTCGGCATCGTCAATGTCGGCGGTCCCGGCACGGTCAGCGTCGGCGGCGAGGACTACGCGCTCGCCAAGCGCGACGCGCTCTATGTCGGCAAGGAAGCGGGCGAAGTCACCTTCGCCAGCGACGATGCCGGCAACCCCGCCAAGTTCTACCTGCTCTCGACGCCGGCCCATGCCGTGCATCCGACCAAGCGCATAACCGAGGCGGACGCCAAGACGATCGCGCTCGGCGAGCAGGCGACGGCCAACAAGCGCGTCATTCGCCAGTACATCATCCCCGGCGTCTGCGACACCTGCCAGCTGGTGATGGGCCTGACCACGCTGGAGGAAGGCAGCATATGGAACACCATGCCCTCGCATGTCCATGACCGGCGCTGCGAGATCTATCTCTATTTCGACGTCCCCAGCGACGCCCGCGTCTTCCACCTGATGGGTGAGCCGCAGGAGACCCGCCACCTCGTCGTCGCCAACGAGCAGGCGATCCTCTCGCCCGGCTGGTCGATCCATTCCGGCGCCGGCACCAAGGCCTATTCCTTCATCTGGGGCATGGGCGGCGACAATGTCGACTACACCGACATGGACATGGTCGCGACCGGGGATCTGCGCTGA
- the kduD gene encoding putative 2-keto-3-deoxy-D-gluconate dehydrogenase (Evidence 3 : Putative function from multiple computational evidences) — MSATPSPFDLGGRTAIVTGANTGLGQAIAVALAQAGAGIIAVGRSSMAETKALVAATGKPFHEIAADLATLEPIAGIVEQAEAAAKADGSRLDILVNNAGIIRRADAIDFTEADWDAVMDVNLKSTFFLTQGVAKRMLADGKGGKVINIASLLSFQGGIRIPSYTASKSGLAGLTRLLACEWAGKGINVNAIAPGYFVTNNTEALRADPERNAAILARIPAGHWGNPQELGGAAVFLASDAAAYIHGVVLPVDGGWLAR, encoded by the coding sequence ATGAGCGCAACCCCTTCACCTTTCGATTTGGGAGGGCGGACCGCGATCGTCACCGGGGCCAATACGGGCCTCGGTCAGGCGATCGCGGTCGCGCTCGCCCAGGCCGGGGCCGGCATCATCGCGGTCGGCCGGTCCAGCATGGCCGAGACGAAGGCGCTGGTCGCGGCGACGGGCAAGCCCTTCCATGAGATCGCCGCCGATCTGGCGACGCTGGAGCCGATCGCAGGGATCGTCGAGCAAGCGGAAGCCGCCGCCAAGGCCGACGGCTCGCGCCTCGACATCCTCGTCAACAATGCCGGCATCATCCGCCGCGCCGACGCGATCGACTTCACCGAGGCCGATTGGGATGCGGTGATGGACGTCAACCTGAAGTCGACCTTCTTCCTGACCCAAGGCGTGGCGAAGCGCATGCTGGCCGACGGCAAGGGCGGCAAGGTGATCAACATCGCCTCGCTGCTTTCCTTCCAGGGCGGCATCCGCATCCCCTCCTATACGGCCTCCAAGAGCGGGCTTGCCGGGCTGACGCGGCTTCTCGCCTGCGAATGGGCTGGCAAGGGCATCAACGTCAACGCGATCGCGCCGGGCTATTTCGTCACCAACAACACCGAGGCCTTGCGCGCCGATCCCGAGCGCAACGCCGCGATCCTCGCCCGCATCCCAGCCGGACACTGGGGCAATCCGCAGGAACTGGGCGGGGCCGCCGTGTTCCTCGCCTCGGATGCCGCGGCTTACATCCATGGCGTCGTGCTGCCCGTCGATGGCGGCTGGCTCGCGCGCTAA
- a CDS encoding conserved hypothetical protein (Evidence 4 : Unknown function but conserved in other organisms), whose product MARNENEGGASPSERIDARIRELGDWRGEMLARLRALVRQAIPDVVEEWKWRGVPVWYRDGMICTGETYKNAVKMTFAKGAALDDPSGLFNASLDGNVRRAIDFHQGDAVDEKAFIALIRAAVALNASKAKRPARSD is encoded by the coding sequence ATGGCCAGGAACGAGAACGAAGGCGGAGCATCGCCGTCCGAACGGATCGACGCGCGGATCAGGGAGCTGGGCGACTGGCGCGGCGAAATGCTCGCCCGGCTGCGCGCGCTGGTCAGGCAAGCCATCCCGGACGTCGTCGAGGAGTGGAAATGGCGCGGCGTCCCGGTCTGGTACCGCGACGGCATGATCTGCACCGGCGAGACCTACAAGAACGCCGTGAAGATGACCTTCGCCAAGGGTGCCGCGCTCGACGACCCGTCCGGCCTGTTCAATGCCAGCCTCGACGGCAATGTGCGCCGCGCAATCGACTTCCATCAGGGCGACGCCGTCGATGAGAAGGCCTTCATCGCCTTGATCCGCGCCGCCGTGGCGCTGAACGCATCGAAAGCCAAGCGGCCTGCCCGCTCGGACTGA
- the yhiI gene encoding putative membrane fusion protein YhiI (Evidence 3 : Putative function from multiple computational evidences), protein MRFFRPALAAAVSVLLLSSPPVQAQSRLKALIERLRGDTMPAGIIKTNGRIEATQIDVASKYAGRLAEVTVKEGDEVTAGQVIARIASPEYEAQLRAAQAQVLRARQALAEAEALIAQRKSDQVLARTDAERGKELVAKGYLSKQVDDQRSAKADAADAALRAAQAQRDQAQFAIHASEADAEQIKAILVDLVLLAPRSGRVQYQLARTGEVVSAGTRVITILDLSDVYMTIYLPAAQAGQLALGDEARIILDPVPQYVIPATVSFVAADAQFTPKAVETAEEREKLVFRAKLQVDRELLAKYHRQVKTGVRGLGFVRTSSTAKWPDSLAVKLP, encoded by the coding sequence ATGCGATTCTTTCGACCGGCCCTCGCCGCTGCCGTCTCGGTGCTGCTGTTGTCATCGCCTCCGGTTCAGGCGCAATCGCGCCTCAAGGCGCTGATCGAGAGGCTGCGTGGCGACACGATGCCGGCAGGGATCATCAAGACCAACGGGCGCATCGAGGCGACGCAGATCGATGTCGCCTCGAAATATGCCGGGCGCCTGGCGGAGGTCACGGTCAAGGAAGGCGACGAGGTCACGGCCGGGCAGGTGATCGCCCGCATCGCCTCGCCCGAATACGAGGCGCAGCTGCGGGCCGCGCAGGCTCAGGTCCTCAGGGCGCGTCAGGCTCTGGCCGAAGCCGAGGCGCTGATCGCCCAGCGCAAGAGCGATCAGGTCCTCGCCCGCACCGATGCGGAGCGCGGCAAGGAGCTGGTTGCGAAGGGCTATCTCAGCAAGCAGGTCGACGACCAGCGCTCGGCCAAGGCCGATGCCGCCGACGCCGCCTTGCGGGCGGCCCAGGCGCAGCGCGACCAGGCCCAGTTCGCGATCCATGCCTCCGAGGCCGATGCCGAGCAGATCAAGGCGATCCTGGTCGATCTCGTGCTCCTCGCCCCGCGCAGCGGGCGCGTCCAGTACCAGCTCGCCCGCACCGGCGAGGTGGTCTCGGCCGGCACGAGGGTCATCACCATTCTCGACCTCTCGGACGTCTACATGACGATCTACCTGCCCGCCGCGCAGGCCGGGCAGCTCGCATTGGGCGACGAGGCGCGCATCATTCTCGATCCCGTGCCGCAATACGTCATCCCGGCGACGGTCAGCTTCGTCGCCGCCGATGCGCAGTTCACGCCCAAGGCGGTCGAGACCGCCGAGGAGCGCGAGAAGCTGGTCTTCCGCGCCAAGCTCCAGGTCGATCGCGAGCTGCTCGCCAAGTACCACCGGCAGGTGAAGACCGGCGTGCGCGGCCTCGGCTTCGTCCGCACCTCCTCCACCGCGAAATGGCCTGACTCGCTTGCTGTGAAGCTGCCATGA
- a CDS encoding TRAP-type C4-dicarboxylate transport system, large permease component — protein MELWILFGVFSLLLLIGVPVAFCLGIASVATVAYMGLPPVVVFQQMNSGMNAFAMMAIPFFIYAGDLMIRGGIAERLIQMAASLVGHLRGGLGQVNVVTCTLFGGISGSAVADASAVGGLMIPQMKKRGYDADYAVNVTANAAIIALLIPPSHNMIIYSLSAGGNLSIADLFTAGVVPGLLLCAALMFAAWAVAVKRGYPREPFPGFATVGRYVVLALPGILLIGIIFGGVRSGVFTATESSCVAVVYAILVTIFVYRQLTWTAFLEATLGAVRTTAMVLLVIGTAGAFGWLMAFLQVPQATIAAMKAVSDNPIVILLMINLILLVLGTFMDMAPMIIICTPIFLPVVKAFGVDPIHFGVILILNAGIGLNTPPVGSVQFVACAIGRISIGESMKTIWPFYGASVAVLLLVTYVPGLSLWLPRLFH, from the coding sequence ATGGAACTCTGGATTCTCTTTGGCGTCTTCTCGCTGCTGCTGCTGATCGGCGTGCCCGTCGCCTTCTGCCTCGGCATCGCCTCGGTCGCGACCGTCGCCTATATGGGCCTGCCGCCGGTCGTCGTCTTTCAGCAGATGAATTCCGGCATGAACGCCTTCGCCATGATGGCGATCCCGTTCTTCATCTATGCCGGCGACCTGATGATCCGCGGCGGCATCGCCGAGCGCCTGATCCAGATGGCGGCGAGCCTCGTCGGCCATCTGCGCGGCGGACTCGGCCAGGTCAATGTCGTGACCTGCACGCTCTTCGGCGGCATCTCCGGCTCGGCCGTGGCCGATGCCTCCGCCGTCGGCGGCCTGATGATCCCGCAGATGAAGAAGCGCGGCTACGACGCCGACTACGCCGTCAACGTCACCGCAAATGCGGCGATCATCGCGCTGCTGATCCCGCCCTCGCACAACATGATCATCTATTCGCTTTCGGCGGGCGGCAATCTCTCGATCGCGGATCTGTTCACAGCCGGCGTCGTGCCGGGCCTGCTGCTCTGCGCCGCCTTGATGTTCGCGGCCTGGGCAGTGGCGGTAAAGCGCGGCTATCCGCGCGAGCCCTTCCCCGGCTTCGCTACGGTCGGCCGCTATGTCGTGCTGGCCCTGCCCGGCATCCTCCTGATCGGCATCATCTTCGGCGGCGTCCGCTCCGGCGTCTTCACCGCGACGGAATCCTCCTGCGTCGCGGTCGTCTACGCCATCCTCGTGACCATCTTCGTCTATCGCCAGCTCACCTGGACCGCCTTCCTGGAGGCGACGCTGGGGGCCGTGCGCACCACGGCGATGGTGCTGCTGGTGATTGGCACGGCCGGCGCCTTCGGCTGGCTGATGGCCTTCCTGCAGGTGCCGCAGGCGACCATCGCCGCGATGAAGGCGGTCTCCGACAACCCGATCGTCATCCTGCTGATGATCAACCTGATCCTGCTGGTGCTCGGCACCTTCATGGACATGGCGCCGATGATCATCATCTGCACGCCGATCTTCCTGCCGGTGGTGAAGGCCTTCGGCGTCGATCCGATCCATTTCGGTGTGATCCTGATCCTCAATGCCGGCATCGGCCTCAACACGCCGCCGGTCGGCTCGGTGCAGTTCGTCGCCTGCGCCATCGGCCGCATTTCCATCGGCGAGTCGATGAAGACGATCTGGCCGTTCTACGGCGCCAGCGTCGCCGTGCTCCTGCTCGTCACCTATGTGCCCGGCCTGTCGCTCTGGCTGCCGCGCCTGTTCCACTGA
- a CDS encoding TRAP-type C4-dicarboxylate transport system permease small subunit, translating to MRAFTAFLTRIDAKLSLFALIAAGAGLVLMTVMVAWGVFGRYVLNDTPIWVEAGSLFLMSWFILLGAAVGVRESDHLGFEVGLVMSPPPVRAALIVIGEGLVCAFGLAMLGYGWQLAAGTWADRMPIIGISRGWDYVPIAAGGALIALFALEKLLLFITGEEQAPLGFVHFGESQEA from the coding sequence ATGCGCGCCTTCACCGCCTTCCTGACTCGTATCGACGCCAAGCTCAGCCTGTTCGCGCTGATCGCCGCCGGCGCCGGCCTCGTCCTGATGACCGTGATGGTCGCCTGGGGCGTGTTCGGCCGCTATGTGCTCAACGACACGCCGATCTGGGTCGAGGCCGGATCGCTCTTCCTGATGTCCTGGTTCATCCTGCTCGGCGCCGCCGTCGGCGTGCGCGAGAGCGACCATCTCGGCTTCGAGGTCGGGCTGGTGATGTCGCCGCCACCGGTGCGCGCAGCGCTGATCGTCATCGGCGAAGGGCTGGTCTGCGCCTTCGGGCTGGCCATGCTCGGCTATGGCTGGCAGCTGGCCGCCGGCACATGGGCCGATCGCATGCCGATCATCGGCATATCCCGCGGCTGGGACTATGTGCCGATCGCGGCGGGCGGCGCGCTGATCGCGCTGTTCGCGCTGGAGAAGCTGCTCCTCTTCATCACCGGCGAGGAGCAGGCGCCGCTCGGCTTCGTCCATTTCGGCGAAAGCCAGGAGGCCTGA